Proteins encoded within one genomic window of Schaalia sp. HMT-172:
- a CDS encoding alpha-glucosidase, whose protein sequence is MFFSRDALNPAGNGLGPDEWWKGAVVYQIYPRSFKDSNGDGFGDLEGIRQKLDYLKNLGVDVLWLSPIYTSPQADNGYDIADYYDIDPMFGTLADFDALLDGVHERGMRLVMDLVVNHSSDENPWFVESRSSRDNPKRDWYIWRDPRPGCVGGEAGAQPNNWGSFFSGSAWAWDEATGQYYLHLFDKKQPDLNWDNPEVRAAIYEMMNWWLDRGVDGFRMDVINLISKDPGLPDGVVYPGRAWGEGYPHFSEGPHLHEYLAEMRREVFDGRAGTMTVGETPGVRRDNVLLFTDPARRELDMVFQFDHVDLGLEAGKFHPRPLRPGELADCLSAWQEAQGEVGWNSLYLDNHDQPRAVSRFGDESHRYASATALATALHMLRGTPYVYQGEELGMTNGAFHGLDDFRDVEALRYYREAVAAGERPEAVLAGMRAIGRDNARTPVQWDASEHAGFTEGDPWIGVTPNYREINAASQVGDPSSVYAYYRALADVRHGLPVIAVGAYERIATPSTAIFAYRRTLGEAVATVLVNLSSQPASLGEAARGVAGELLLSNRDLPEAERGVPAVLEPWEARVYLA, encoded by the coding sequence ATGTTCTTCTCTCGCGATGCTCTGAACCCCGCAGGCAACGGCCTGGGCCCCGACGAGTGGTGGAAGGGCGCCGTCGTCTACCAGATCTACCCGCGCTCCTTCAAGGATTCCAACGGGGACGGCTTCGGTGACCTCGAAGGCATCCGACAGAAACTGGACTACCTGAAGAACCTGGGCGTGGACGTCCTGTGGCTCTCGCCGATCTACACCTCCCCGCAGGCGGACAACGGCTACGACATCGCCGACTACTACGACATCGATCCCATGTTCGGGACGCTCGCGGACTTCGATGCCCTGCTGGACGGCGTCCACGAGAGGGGCATGCGCCTCGTCATGGACCTGGTCGTCAACCACTCTTCCGACGAGAACCCGTGGTTCGTCGAGTCGCGCTCCTCCCGGGATAACCCGAAGCGCGACTGGTACATCTGGCGTGACCCTCGCCCCGGGTGCGTGGGAGGCGAGGCCGGGGCACAGCCCAACAACTGGGGGTCCTTCTTCTCCGGCTCGGCCTGGGCGTGGGACGAGGCCACGGGACAGTACTACCTGCATCTTTTCGACAAGAAGCAGCCCGACCTGAACTGGGATAACCCCGAGGTCCGCGCCGCCATCTACGAGATGATGAACTGGTGGCTCGACCGCGGCGTTGACGGATTCCGTATGGACGTCATCAACCTGATCTCGAAGGATCCGGGCCTGCCTGACGGCGTCGTCTATCCGGGGCGCGCGTGGGGCGAGGGTTACCCGCACTTTTCCGAAGGCCCGCACCTGCACGAATACCTGGCCGAGATGCGCCGCGAGGTGTTCGACGGCCGCGCCGGCACTATGACGGTCGGCGAAACTCCGGGCGTGCGCCGCGACAACGTCCTGCTGTTCACGGACCCGGCCCGGCGCGAGCTCGACATGGTGTTCCAATTCGACCACGTCGACCTCGGCCTCGAAGCGGGGAAGTTCCACCCGCGCCCGCTGCGCCCCGGCGAGCTCGCCGACTGCCTGAGCGCCTGGCAGGAAGCGCAGGGCGAGGTCGGGTGGAATAGCCTCTACCTGGATAATCATGACCAGCCGCGCGCCGTCAGCCGTTTCGGCGACGAATCGCACCGCTACGCCTCGGCGACCGCCTTGGCCACCGCGCTGCACATGCTGCGTGGCACCCCCTACGTGTACCAGGGCGAGGAGCTCGGCATGACCAACGGGGCGTTCCATGGCCTCGACGATTTCCGTGATGTTGAAGCGCTGCGCTACTACCGCGAGGCCGTGGCGGCGGGGGAGCGCCCCGAGGCCGTCCTGGCAGGTATGCGCGCGATCGGGCGCGACAACGCGCGCACGCCCGTCCAGTGGGACGCGAGCGAGCACGCCGGCTTCACGGAGGGGGACCCGTGGATTGGCGTCACCCCGAACTACCGGGAGATCAACGCCGCCTCCCAGGTCGGTGATCCCTCTTCCGTGTACGCCTACTATCGCGCGCTTGCGGACGTCCGCCACGGCCTGCCCGTCATCGCGGTTGGCGCATACGAGCGCATCGCGACCCCCTCGACCGCTATTTTCGCCTACCGGCGCACCCTCGGCGAGGCCGTGGCAACGGTCCTCGTCAACCTTTCCTCACAGCCCGCGTCCCTCGGCGAGGCGGCGCGTGGGGTGGCAGGCGAGCTGCTTCTTTCTAACCGCGACCTGCCCGAGGCCGAGCGGGGAGTCCCGGCAGTCCTCGAGCCGTGGGAGGCGCGCGTTTACCTCGCGTGA